A genomic segment from Bradyrhizobium sp. ISRA430 encodes:
- a CDS encoding TetR/AcrR family transcriptional regulator, translating to MAEQLSADDWINQGLKALAKDGFTALKADPLARAMGVSRGSFYWHFADLGAFHAAVLKRWREIAAEQIIADVEADSNEPLKSLLRRSFGARLDLERSVRNWAAFDPAAQAAVRAIDRRRLDYIETLLAKRGLGPATAEARAQILYWTFLGFALSGVPVPAARLKAQLDELLRMVSA from the coding sequence ATGGCCGAACAGCTCTCCGCCGACGACTGGATCAATCAGGGCCTGAAGGCGCTGGCCAAGGACGGCTTCACCGCACTGAAGGCCGATCCGCTGGCGAGAGCCATGGGCGTCTCGCGCGGCAGCTTCTACTGGCATTTTGCCGATCTCGGTGCGTTCCACGCGGCCGTGCTGAAGCGTTGGCGCGAGATCGCGGCCGAGCAGATCATCGCCGACGTCGAGGCCGACAGCAACGAGCCGCTAAAATCCCTGCTGCGCAGGTCCTTTGGGGCGCGACTCGACCTCGAGCGTTCGGTGCGCAACTGGGCGGCGTTCGATCCGGCCGCGCAGGCAGCGGTCCGCGCCATCGACCGCCGGCGGCTCGACTATATCGAGACGCTGCTGGCGAAGCGGGGGCTTGGCCCGGCGACGGCAGAGGCCCGCGCGCAAATCCTGTACTGGACGTTTCTCGGCTTCGCCCTGTCGGGCGTGCCAGTGCCGGCCGCACGGCTCAAAGCTCAGCTCGATGAGCTCTTGCGCATGGTCTCCGCCTAG
- a CDS encoding Trm112 family protein translates to MNATTERPENSVDPKLLEILVCPLTKGPLEFDAARQELISRSAKLAYPIRDGIPIMLPEEARKID, encoded by the coding sequence ATGAACGCGACCACCGAACGCCCCGAAAACAGCGTCGATCCCAAACTGCTGGAGATCCTGGTCTGCCCGCTGACCAAAGGCCCGCTCGAATTCGATGCCGCGCGGCAGGAGCTGATCTCGCGGTCGGCCAAGCTCGCCTATCCGATCCGCGACGGCATCCCGATCATGCTGCCTGAGGAGGCGCGGAAGATCGATTGA
- a CDS encoding EAL domain-containing protein: protein MFRVFTCVTAEHDWRLVMLAGLVCFTASIVAVSIFHRAIASQARTRLIWIAIAGAAIGYGIWATHFVAMLAYAPGVSTGYGIVLTALSLAAAMILTSGAFGFAASNSGRWRAAAGGAIIGAGIASMHYLGMWALEVPGRVTWAPELVLASIVLGVVLGYAALAVALHHQHKWGTFAAALLLTLAIVSHHFTAMGAVQIVPDPALTIDTLSLSPTFLAVAIAGAALSVLGMSLVGVIADRRLATRTSKFEEIISQLSIARQQVEGSQRALHEQKLRLDTAINNMVEGLCMFDAEKRLVVCNERYARLYRLPPELLRTGTPHTDIIRHRIANGILKGDTSEGAAEQLISKLGALPVDTVSSRIDEFADGRLICVTRQPMAGGGWVATHLDVTEQRRSEAKITHMAQHDALTDLPNRVLLRERMEHALAVTRNGGLDLAVLMLDLDRFKEVNDTLGHPAGDTLLRAVAARLRECTTDTTLIARLGGDEFAVIDYVTNPAVEAAALAENIRKVLCEPFDLGDHRVTVGTSIGIAIAPRDGTDSDMIMKSADLALYSAKSGGRGAYRFFEPELDQLMHARRNLERDMRAALAGREFELHYQPYVNAVTGETSGFEALLRWHHPQRGLVMPSDFIPLAEETGLIVPLGEWVLRTACGEAAKWPAHLKIAINLSPAQFRSKELVPVVLGALANSGLAPHRLELEVTETVIMHDSEAVFAALGQLRELGVRIALDDFGTGYSSLSFLQKFPFDKVKIDRSFVNELCSTRQEASHLAKAVVRFAVSLGKTTTAEGVETQEQLDILREEGCAETQGYYFSRPMPASRIAKMLRRRTKAAVCAA from the coding sequence ATGTTCCGCGTTTTTACCTGCGTTACCGCAGAGCATGATTGGCGGCTCGTCATGCTCGCCGGACTGGTTTGCTTCACCGCAAGCATTGTTGCGGTGAGCATCTTTCATCGCGCAATCGCGTCGCAAGCCAGAACGCGGCTGATCTGGATCGCGATCGCCGGCGCTGCCATCGGATACGGCATCTGGGCAACGCATTTTGTTGCAATGCTGGCCTACGCGCCCGGCGTCTCGACCGGTTACGGCATCGTTCTGACCGCGCTGTCGCTGGCCGCGGCGATGATCCTGACGTCGGGAGCCTTTGGTTTTGCCGCAAGCAACTCCGGCCGGTGGCGGGCGGCTGCCGGCGGCGCCATCATCGGCGCGGGCATCGCGAGCATGCACTATCTCGGTATGTGGGCGCTCGAGGTGCCGGGTCGCGTGACCTGGGCGCCGGAGCTGGTGCTCGCCTCGATCGTCCTCGGCGTGGTCCTGGGCTATGCTGCACTTGCGGTGGCCCTGCACCACCAGCACAAATGGGGGACCTTCGCCGCCGCGCTGTTGCTGACGCTCGCCATCGTGTCGCATCATTTCACGGCCATGGGGGCCGTACAGATCGTTCCGGACCCGGCGCTGACAATCGATACCTTGTCGCTTTCGCCCACCTTCCTCGCCGTGGCAATTGCGGGCGCGGCCCTGTCGGTGCTCGGCATGAGCCTCGTCGGCGTGATCGCGGATCGGCGCCTTGCGACCAGAACCAGCAAGTTCGAGGAAATCATCAGCCAGTTATCGATTGCCCGGCAGCAAGTCGAAGGCTCGCAAAGAGCGCTGCACGAGCAAAAACTCAGGCTGGATACGGCCATCAACAATATGGTTGAAGGCCTTTGCATGTTCGATGCGGAGAAGCGACTTGTCGTCTGCAACGAGCGTTATGCCCGACTTTATCGGCTACCGCCGGAACTGCTGAGGACAGGAACACCGCACACCGACATCATCAGGCATCGCATCGCGAACGGCATTCTCAAGGGAGACACCAGCGAGGGCGCTGCCGAGCAGCTCATCTCGAAATTGGGTGCGCTGCCGGTCGACACGGTCTCGAGCAGGATCGACGAGTTCGCGGATGGCCGGTTGATCTGCGTGACGCGACAGCCGATGGCGGGTGGCGGTTGGGTCGCCACGCATCTCGATGTCACCGAGCAACGGCGGTCCGAGGCCAAGATCACTCATATGGCGCAACACGACGCGTTGACCGATCTGCCAAATCGGGTGCTGCTCAGAGAGCGGATGGAGCATGCGCTTGCCGTGACGCGCAATGGCGGCCTCGATCTGGCCGTGCTCATGCTCGACCTCGATCGCTTCAAGGAAGTCAACGACACGCTCGGACATCCGGCGGGCGATACTCTGTTGCGTGCCGTCGCGGCGCGTTTGCGCGAATGCACCACGGATACGACGTTGATCGCCCGACTGGGCGGCGACGAGTTCGCCGTCATCGACTATGTCACCAACCCGGCCGTGGAGGCCGCCGCCCTCGCCGAGAACATTAGAAAGGTGCTTTGCGAACCTTTCGACCTCGGCGATCACCGGGTTACAGTGGGCACCAGCATCGGCATTGCCATTGCGCCGCGCGATGGCACCGATTCCGACATGATCATGAAGAGCGCGGATCTCGCCCTCTACTCGGCCAAGAGTGGCGGGCGCGGTGCATACCGTTTCTTCGAGCCGGAGCTCGACCAGCTCATGCATGCCCGGCGCAACCTCGAGCGCGATATGCGGGCCGCGCTTGCCGGCCGCGAATTCGAGCTCCATTACCAGCCCTACGTCAATGCCGTGACCGGTGAGACCAGCGGCTTCGAGGCCTTGCTACGCTGGCATCACCCGCAGCGAGGTCTGGTCATGCCTTCCGACTTCATCCCGCTTGCAGAGGAAACCGGCCTCATCGTGCCACTCGGAGAATGGGTCCTGAGGACCGCATGTGGCGAAGCCGCCAAATGGCCGGCCCATCTCAAGATCGCGATCAACCTGTCTCCCGCTCAATTCAGAAGCAAGGAGCTCGTTCCGGTCGTTCTCGGCGCGCTGGCGAACTCAGGGCTGGCGCCGCACAGGCTCGAGCTCGAGGTCACCGAGACGGTGATCATGCACGACAGCGAAGCTGTATTCGCAGCGCTCGGCCAACTGCGCGAACTGGGCGTCCGAATCGCCCTGGACGACTTCGGCACCGGCTATTCATCGCTAAGCTTTCTGCAGAAATTTCCGTTCGACAAGGTCAAGATCGACCGCAGTTTCGTCAACGAACTGTGCAGCACGAGGCAAGAGGCGAGCCATCTCGCGAAAGCGGTGGTTCGTTTCGCGGTCAGCCTCGGCAAGACGACAACCGCTGAAGGCGTCGAAACCCAGGAGCAGCTCGACATCCTGCGTGAAGAGGGGTGCGCCGAAACGCAAGGCTACTATTTCAGCCGGCCGATGCCCGCATCGAGGATCGCGAAAATGCTGCGGCGAAGAACCAAGGCGGCCGTCTGCGCTGCCTGA
- a CDS encoding ubiquinone biosynthesis hydroxylase: MSVQGSIVICGGAFAGLALALALRQGLGPDVPVIVADPALATRPSRDARATAIVAACRRLFEAIGAWDDVRGEAQPILDMVVTDSKLEDATRPVFLTFAGDVEPGEPFAHMIENRRLIDVLVARTAAEGVDLRATAVTSYDARPDGIDVTLGDGSVIAAGLLIAADGARSRLRERAGIATHGWEYDQSGIVVTVGHERDHEGRAEEHFLPAGPFAILPLTGKRSSLVWTERRAEAARIVALSEEEFHGELEQRFGLHLGEVKALDKPRAFPLSYFVARSFVAERLALVGDAAHVIHPIAGQGLNMGLKDVAALAEVIVDAARLGMDIGAADVLERYQRWRRFDTMAMGVATNSLNFLFSNKSTLLRTVRDIGLGIVDRAPPLKNLFIREAAGLTGEVPRLLKGEAL, translated from the coding sequence ATGTCGGTACAGGGTAGCATTGTCATTTGCGGCGGCGCGTTTGCCGGCCTGGCGCTGGCGCTGGCGCTGCGTCAGGGCCTCGGGCCTGACGTGCCCGTTATCGTCGCCGACCCCGCGCTGGCGACGCGCCCGAGCCGCGATGCGCGCGCCACCGCGATCGTTGCGGCCTGCCGCCGCCTGTTCGAGGCGATCGGCGCCTGGGATGACGTCAGAGGCGAGGCGCAGCCGATCCTCGACATGGTCGTCACGGATTCGAAGCTGGAGGACGCCACGCGCCCGGTGTTCCTGACCTTCGCCGGCGACGTTGAGCCGGGCGAGCCCTTCGCGCATATGATCGAGAACCGCCGCCTGATCGATGTGCTGGTGGCGCGCACGGCAGCCGAGGGCGTCGATCTCCGCGCCACCGCGGTAACGTCCTACGACGCGCGTCCCGACGGCATCGACGTGACGCTGGGCGATGGCAGCGTGATCGCCGCGGGCCTTTTGATCGCCGCCGATGGCGCACGATCGAGGCTGCGCGAGCGCGCCGGCATCGCCACCCACGGCTGGGAGTACGATCAATCCGGCATCGTCGTCACCGTCGGCCATGAGCGCGATCACGAGGGGCGCGCCGAAGAGCACTTCTTACCCGCAGGTCCCTTCGCGATCCTGCCGCTTACGGGAAAACGGTCCTCGCTTGTCTGGACCGAGCGCCGCGCGGAAGCCGCGCGCATTGTTGCCTTGAGCGAAGAGGAATTCCACGGCGAGCTCGAGCAGCGTTTTGGCCTGCATCTCGGCGAGGTGAAGGCGCTCGACAAGCCGCGCGCGTTCCCGCTGTCCTATTTCGTGGCGCGTTCCTTCGTCGCCGAGCGCCTGGCGCTGGTCGGCGATGCCGCCCATGTCATCCATCCCATCGCCGGCCAGGGCCTCAACATGGGGCTGAAGGATGTCGCGGCGCTGGCCGAGGTGATCGTCGACGCCGCGCGGCTCGGCATGGATATCGGCGCGGCCGACGTGCTCGAACGCTACCAGCGCTGGCGGCGTTTCGACACCATGGCGATGGGGGTCGCGACCAATTCGCTGAACTTCCTGTTCTCAAACAAGTCGACGCTGCTGCGCACCGTGCGCGATATCGGCCTCGGCATCGTCGACCGCGCGCCGCCACTGAAGAATCTCTTCATCCGCGAGGCCGCCGGTCTGACGGGCGAAGTGCCGCGGCTGTTGAAGGGCGAGGCGTTGTAA
- a CDS encoding P-II family nitrogen regulator produces MKLVVAIIKPFKLDEVRQALTAIGVHGMTVTEVKGYGRQKGHTEIYRGAEYVVNFLPKLRIEIAVPSDIADKAVSVITATARTGQIGDGKIFVTPIDHALRIRTGETDSDAL; encoded by the coding sequence ATGAAACTCGTCGTCGCGATCATCAAACCCTTCAAGCTCGATGAGGTCCGTCAGGCACTGACAGCGATCGGCGTCCACGGCATGACCGTGACCGAAGTGAAGGGTTATGGCCGCCAGAAGGGTCACACCGAGATCTATCGCGGCGCCGAATATGTCGTGAACTTCCTGCCGAAGCTGCGGATCGAGATCGCAGTCCCCTCCGACATCGCCGACAAGGCGGTCAGCGTGATCACCGCGACCGCGCGGACCGGGCAGATCGGCGACGGCAAGATCTTCGTCACGCCGATCGACCACGCGCTGCGCATCCGCACCGGCGAGACCGACAGCGACGCGCTCTGA
- the tesB gene encoding acyl-CoA thioesterase II, giving the protein MSKSLIDLISILDLEQLEVNLFRGNSPKTSWQRVFGGQVIGQAMVAACRTVEGRLPHSLHCYFILPGDPQIPIIYQVERLRDGRSYSTRRVTAIQHGNAIFSIMVSFHAEEEGAFDHQDKMPDVPPPEKLTAEEVAKQPMFREMPEFIRRYYESDRPIELRPVELGRYFGQKIDDGRINVWIRTAAKLPDDPALHMCALAYASDFSLLDAVMARYGRTLFDKRMMPASLDHAMWFHRPFRADEWLLYAQDSPSAQGGRGLTRGLIFKPDGTLVASVAQEGSVRERK; this is encoded by the coding sequence ATGTCCAAAAGCCTGATCGACCTCATTTCGATCCTCGACCTCGAGCAGCTCGAGGTCAATTTGTTCCGCGGCAACAGCCCGAAGACAAGCTGGCAGCGGGTGTTCGGCGGGCAGGTAATCGGGCAGGCGATGGTTGCGGCTTGCCGCACGGTCGAGGGCCGGCTGCCGCACTCGCTGCATTGCTATTTCATCCTGCCGGGCGATCCGCAGATTCCGATCATCTATCAGGTCGAGCGGTTGCGCGACGGCAGGAGCTATTCGACGCGCCGCGTCACCGCGATCCAGCACGGCAACGCGATCTTCTCGATCATGGTCTCGTTCCATGCCGAGGAGGAGGGCGCCTTCGACCACCAGGACAAAATGCCCGACGTGCCGCCGCCGGAAAAACTCACGGCGGAGGAGGTCGCCAAGCAGCCGATGTTCCGGGAGATGCCGGAATTCATCCGCCGCTACTATGAATCCGATCGTCCGATCGAGCTGCGTCCGGTCGAGCTCGGCCGCTATTTCGGCCAGAAGATCGACGACGGGCGCATCAATGTCTGGATCAGGACCGCAGCCAAACTGCCTGACGATCCGGCGCTGCACATGTGCGCGCTCGCGTATGCGTCGGACTTCTCACTGCTGGACGCGGTGATGGCGCGCTATGGCCGCACGCTGTTCGACAAGCGGATGATGCCGGCGAGCCTTGATCACGCGATGTGGTTTCACCGCCCCTTCCGTGCCGATGAATGGCTGCTCTACGCGCAGGATTCGCCGAGCGCGCAGGGCGGCCGCGGATTGACCCGCGGCCTGATCTTCAAGCCCGACGGCACGCTGGTGGCCTCCGTCGCGCAGGAAGGCTCCGTGCGCGAGCGGAAGTAG
- a CDS encoding PepSY domain-containing protein, with protein sequence MRVIRVVAIALSIGMSMGSAAMADGFKNCTKLDKASWKPAGDAEAKAKAAGYEVRRSKIEGSCYEVYGVKEGKLYELFYSPEDLSLKHTIAK encoded by the coding sequence GTGAGAGTCATTCGTGTTGTTGCCATTGCACTTTCGATCGGGATGAGCATGGGGTCGGCGGCCATGGCCGACGGCTTCAAGAACTGCACCAAGCTCGACAAGGCGTCCTGGAAGCCGGCCGGCGATGCCGAAGCCAAGGCCAAGGCGGCCGGCTATGAAGTGCGGCGCTCCAAGATCGAAGGTTCGTGCTACGAGGTCTACGGCGTGAAGGAAGGCAAGCTCTACGAGCTGTTCTACAGCCCGGAGGATCTCAGCCTGAAGCACACGATCGCGAAGTGA
- a CDS encoding FMN-binding protein has translation MNWVRYTLPAAAILSAASPAYAVRYLSIEDAQKAAFPSATHFSEVQAGRVWKAEAGGKVVGFFVFDRVVGKHLFIDYAVALTPAGAVHRVEILEYRESYGGEIRSPSWLAQFVGKTSGSALKINGDIRNIAGATLSSTHVTEGVKRILAAYGNRIR, from the coding sequence ATGAATTGGGTTCGATACACCCTGCCGGCGGCAGCGATCTTGTCTGCCGCCTCTCCCGCCTATGCCGTTCGGTATCTGTCGATCGAGGACGCGCAGAAGGCGGCATTTCCGTCCGCAACGCATTTTTCCGAGGTCCAGGCGGGCCGGGTCTGGAAAGCCGAGGCCGGCGGCAAGGTTGTCGGCTTCTTCGTGTTCGACCGGGTCGTCGGCAAGCACCTTTTCATCGACTACGCAGTGGCGCTGACCCCGGCGGGTGCCGTCCACAGAGTCGAGATCCTGGAATATCGGGAATCCTATGGCGGCGAAATCAGGAGCCCGAGCTGGCTCGCACAGTTCGTCGGTAAGACCAGCGGCAGTGCGCTCAAGATCAACGGCGATATCAGGAACATCGCCGGCGCGACGCTGTCGTCGACCCATGTTACCGAAGGCGTGAAAAGAATACTGGCGGCTTATGGCAATCGCATCCGATAG
- a CDS encoding FAD:protein FMN transferase, translating to MAIASDRIRRARPLLGTFVEIEVAGARRSDLDGAIDAAFDAIAQVHRLMSFHEPDSDVSRLNREAGIRPLNIHAWTFEVLKTAVELHRRSGGLFDITIAPALQTMGLLPLLKGQPVAAPIGRPTDAIELLPDQEVRFRSTEVTIDLGGIAKGFAVDRAVAALRDFGIPAGMVNAGGDLRAFGTESHAVHVRDPRGPGRSICRIDVADEALASTARRVELFDSSEPGCSVVIDPATQRPASLIDGVTVRAPSCMVADGLTKIVMISGTDAGKLLECYQAGALLISADGDVQITSDWQHAVHLAA from the coding sequence ATGGCAATCGCATCCGATAGAATCCGTCGCGCAAGGCCACTGCTCGGCACCTTCGTGGAGATCGAGGTTGCGGGCGCTCGCAGATCCGACCTGGACGGTGCCATCGACGCCGCATTCGATGCCATTGCGCAAGTGCATAGGCTGATGAGCTTTCATGAGCCGGATAGCGACGTCAGCCGGCTCAACCGCGAAGCCGGCATTCGTCCGCTGAATATACATGCGTGGACGTTCGAAGTGCTCAAGACCGCCGTTGAGCTGCATCGCCGCTCCGGCGGGCTTTTTGATATCACGATCGCACCGGCGCTGCAGACCATGGGGTTGCTGCCGCTTCTGAAGGGTCAGCCGGTGGCGGCGCCGATTGGGCGCCCCACCGACGCGATTGAGCTGCTTCCGGACCAAGAGGTTCGCTTTCGATCGACCGAAGTCACGATTGACCTTGGTGGCATAGCGAAGGGCTTTGCCGTCGACCGCGCCGTTGCCGCGCTGCGCGATTTTGGCATTCCAGCCGGCATGGTGAACGCCGGTGGCGACCTTCGGGCCTTTGGCACGGAGTCGCACGCGGTTCACGTCCGCGATCCCCGCGGTCCCGGCCGATCGATCTGCCGCATCGATGTGGCCGACGAAGCGCTGGCCTCAACGGCGCGCCGCGTCGAGCTGTTCGACAGCAGTGAGCCGGGCTGTTCGGTGGTGATTGATCCCGCAACTCAGAGGCCGGCAAGCCTGATCGACGGCGTCACGGTTCGCGCGCCCTCCTGCATGGTTGCCGACGGTTTGACCAAGATCGTCATGATCTCCGGGACGGATGCGGGCAAACTGCTCGAATGTTACCAGGCCGGCGCCTTGTTGATCTCGGCCGACGGCGACGTTCAGATCACCTCCGACTGGCAGCACGCGGTGCACCTTGCGGCTTAG
- the trxA gene encoding thioredoxin: MTIIDQGNGAAGPAAADLIKDTTTQTFVKDVIEESKRQPVLIDFWAEWCGPCRQLTPVLEKAVRAAKGKVKLVKMNIDQHPAIPGQMGIQSIPAVIAFVNGQPADGFMGAVPESQVNAFIERLTKGVTAPGEVNVDEIVKEAEAVLAEGDAAAAAQIYAEALHHDSTNIAALAGLAKCYAVSGAMEQAKQTLAMVPESKRNEPAVKAVQAAIDLAEQAKSLGPIAELEQKVAANPLDHQARFDLATALNAQGNRAAATDQLLDIVKRDRKWNDDGARKQLVQFFEAWGSTDDATVEGRKRLSTILFS, encoded by the coding sequence GTGACGATCATCGACCAGGGTAACGGAGCAGCGGGCCCGGCGGCCGCCGATCTGATCAAGGACACGACCACCCAGACCTTCGTGAAGGACGTCATCGAGGAATCGAAGCGCCAACCGGTGCTGATCGATTTCTGGGCGGAATGGTGCGGCCCCTGCCGCCAGCTCACCCCCGTGCTGGAAAAGGCGGTCCGTGCAGCCAAGGGCAAGGTCAAGCTGGTCAAGATGAACATCGACCAGCATCCGGCGATCCCGGGCCAGATGGGCATCCAGTCGATCCCTGCCGTGATTGCCTTCGTCAACGGCCAGCCGGCCGACGGTTTCATGGGCGCGGTGCCGGAGAGCCAGGTCAACGCCTTCATCGAGCGGCTGACCAAGGGCGTGACCGCGCCAGGCGAGGTCAATGTCGACGAGATCGTGAAGGAGGCCGAGGCGGTGCTCGCGGAGGGCGACGCGGCGGCGGCGGCGCAGATTTATGCCGAGGCGCTGCATCATGATTCGACGAACATCGCGGCCCTTGCCGGGCTCGCGAAGTGCTACGCCGTGTCCGGCGCCATGGAGCAGGCCAAGCAGACGCTCGCCATGGTCCCGGAATCCAAGCGCAACGAGCCCGCGGTAAAGGCCGTGCAGGCCGCGATCGATCTCGCCGAGCAGGCCAAGTCGCTCGGGCCGATCGCCGAGCTGGAACAGAAAGTCGCCGCAAACCCGCTCGATCATCAGGCACGATTCGACCTTGCGACGGCCCTCAATGCGCAAGGCAATCGCGCGGCCGCCACGGACCAGCTCCTCGATATCGTCAAGCGCGACCGCAAATGGAACGATGACGGCGCCCGCAAGCAGCTCGTGCAGTTCTTCGAGGCCTGGGGCAGCACCGACGATGCGACCGTCGAGGGACGAAAGCGCTTATCGACAATCCTGTTTTCATAG
- a CDS encoding cytochrome b/b6 domain-containing protein has product MMEEAVSEARRTSTPNSADRTVSRTVGVWDLPLRLWHWLLAGFVLVAWFTPNVYDGLHRIAGYTVIGLLAFRLIWGAYGSRYARFRMVGVRLRAAPRYLWNLRRGMTGRYIGLNPAGTLMLVALLLTLAVSAISGAMAVTVTFFGVWWVEDTHAYSSDAVIVLVVLHVAGVILMSILQRENLVSAMFTGRKRIRNRL; this is encoded by the coding sequence TTGATGGAAGAGGCGGTGTCAGAAGCGCGCAGGACGTCCACACCGAACTCCGCGGATCGAACCGTTTCGCGGACAGTGGGGGTCTGGGACCTCCCGTTGCGCCTCTGGCACTGGTTACTGGCCGGCTTTGTTCTGGTCGCCTGGTTCACGCCCAATGTTTATGACGGGCTTCACCGCATCGCCGGCTACACCGTGATCGGGCTATTGGCCTTCCGCCTGATCTGGGGGGCCTATGGAAGCCGCTACGCGCGCTTCCGCATGGTCGGGGTCAGGCTTCGCGCCGCGCCGCGCTATCTCTGGAATCTGCGCCGCGGCATGACCGGACGCTATATCGGGCTCAATCCCGCCGGCACGTTGATGCTGGTGGCTCTGCTCCTGACCCTCGCCGTCTCCGCGATATCAGGCGCGATGGCGGTCACCGTCACCTTCTTCGGCGTCTGGTGGGTCGAGGACACCCACGCCTATTCCTCGGACGCCGTCATCGTCCTGGTCGTGTTGCACGTGGCTGGGGTGATCTTGATGAGCATTCTCCAGCGCGAGAACCTGGTGAGCGCGATGTTCACGGGCCGGAAGCGCATCCGCAATCGTCTCTAG
- a CDS encoding LON peptidase substrate-binding domain-containing protein: MPINIEYRGPADLPEIIPVFPLPGALLLPRGQMPLNIFEPRYLAMVDDALRDGHRLIGMIQPDVAHSPKNADKPVLFRVGCVGRITQLAESGDGRYILELTGIARFKVVEELDVLTAYRQCKVDFFAFADDFTARKGEDDVNREALLAALADFLKANNLKVDWEGVESAPNEALVNALAMMSPYGPAEKQAMLEAPDLKTRAEILIAVTEMDLAKKRTSGDPPLQ, translated from the coding sequence ATGCCGATCAATATCGAATATCGCGGGCCCGCGGACCTTCCGGAGATCATCCCGGTGTTTCCCCTGCCCGGCGCGCTGTTGTTGCCGCGCGGCCAGATGCCGCTCAACATCTTCGAGCCGCGCTACCTCGCGATGGTCGACGACGCCTTGCGCGACGGCCATCGCCTGATCGGCATGATCCAGCCGGACGTGGCGCATTCGCCGAAGAATGCCGACAAGCCGGTGCTGTTCCGTGTCGGCTGCGTCGGCCGCATCACCCAGCTCGCCGAATCCGGCGACGGCCGCTACATCCTCGAGCTCACCGGCATTGCGCGCTTCAAGGTGGTCGAGGAGCTCGACGTGCTCACGGCCTACCGGCAGTGCAAGGTGGATTTCTTCGCGTTCGCCGACGACTTCACCGCCCGCAAGGGCGAGGATGACGTCAATCGCGAGGCGCTGCTCGCGGCACTGGCGGACTTTTTGAAGGCCAACAACCTCAAGGTCGATTGGGAGGGCGTCGAGAGCGCGCCCAATGAGGCCCTCGTCAATGCGCTGGCAATGATGTCGCCCTATGGCCCGGCCGAGAAGCAGGCCATGTTGGAGGCGCCGGACCTGAAGACCCGCGCCGAAATCCTGATCGCGGTGACCGAGATGGATCTCGCCAAGAAGCGCACCTCGGGCGATCCGCCGCTGCAATAG
- a CDS encoding DUF4339 domain-containing protein has product MASWFYASEGKQQGPYPEAQFRDLLAQGIVRPDTLVWTEGMAGWQKAAEIPGLIGGVGAPPMVPAAGGSPVRAGAGGPLTSDFSVFGLLGRSIVFIIGTLLVIPAPWVAVWFYKWVASQIQVPGRPNFGFVGQPMDIWWVFMASALLTYAGVTGISIAPLIGLVIQSLLAWMIIRWIAVNLTSNGERLPMSFQGSAIGYIGWYLLMFISTITIIGWAWVIAFWMRWICSNIEGTRREVVFNGSGWQILWRTVVFSLASSFIIPIPWMLRWYARWYVSQFALVDRGAVVNHGF; this is encoded by the coding sequence ATGGCGAGTTGGTTCTACGCATCCGAGGGCAAGCAGCAGGGGCCCTATCCCGAAGCGCAATTCCGCGATCTCCTCGCCCAGGGCATCGTCCGTCCCGACACGCTGGTATGGACCGAAGGCATGGCCGGCTGGCAGAAGGCGGCCGAAATCCCCGGCTTGATCGGCGGCGTCGGTGCGCCGCCGATGGTCCCTGCGGCCGGTGGTTCCCCCGTGCGAGCCGGGGCCGGTGGACCGTTGACGAGCGATTTCAGCGTCTTTGGACTTCTCGGCCGCAGCATCGTGTTCATAATCGGCACGTTGCTGGTGATCCCCGCACCATGGGTTGCCGTCTGGTTCTACAAATGGGTCGCGTCCCAAATCCAGGTGCCGGGCCGGCCGAATTTCGGCTTTGTCGGCCAGCCGATGGACATCTGGTGGGTGTTCATGGCGTCCGCGCTTCTGACCTATGCCGGTGTGACCGGCATTTCGATCGCGCCGCTGATTGGCCTCGTCATCCAGTCGTTGCTGGCCTGGATGATCATCCGCTGGATCGCCGTCAATCTCACCTCGAACGGCGAGCGGCTGCCGATGTCGTTCCAGGGCAGCGCGATCGGTTACATCGGCTGGTATCTGCTGATGTTCATCTCCACTATCACCATCATCGGCTGGGCCTGGGTGATCGCGTTCTGGATGCGATGGATCTGCAGCAACATCGAGGGCACGCGGCGCGAGGTCGTGTTCAACGGAAGCGGCTGGCAGATCCTGTGGCGAACGGTGGTGTTCTCCCTCGCCTCGAGCTTCATCATTCCGATTCCGTGGATGCTGCGCTGGTACGCGCGCTGGTACGTGTCGCAATTCGCGCTTGTCGATCGCGGCGCCGTAGTCAACCACGGGTTCTGA